ACAAATGCATAGAAGAGATTGTTCCCGGCTACCTGCCAGAACAACGGAGTCGAGAAGGCTCTCTTGAAATTGTCGAGGCCCGTGAATACCGGCTCTGGCGTTGCCATGTTCATTCTCATGAAACTCAGAAAGAGAGACCTGAATGCCGGGTAGTATGTAAACATGCCAAGGAAAAAGAATGTCGGCGCGATAAAGAGCCATGGCAGAATCTTCTTTTTCGTTTTCGTCTTCAATCTACACACCTCCCGGCAATGTTAATTTAGCTCTTATTGCTTGAATGGAGCAAGAATCATTTCAACTTCTTCCTGCAGCTGATTCAGCCCTGCGGAGATTGACACTCTCTCATCGAGGATATTCTGAAGAGTCGTCAAGAAAACCTCCCTAATCTGCGAGTTACTGTGGAAGGCCATCTCTCTTCTGGCGACGTCAAGCTGATCTCTTGCTACAAGAATGTACGGGAATCCTTCCGCGAACTCCTTGAGAGCTTCGGTTTCGAAGGCGTCTTTGCGAACCGGTATGTATCCCGTACCTATGCTCCACCTCGCCGAGTTCTCGGGTTTGCTGAGCCACTTGACGAAGGTCCATGCGGCTTCCTTGTTCTCTTCGGGAATTCCCTTGAAGATGTAGAGGTTTCCACCTCCCGTTGGAACTGCTGTCTTGGCTTCTCCAGGAAGCGGGGCCACTCCAAAATCGAATGTGGCCGAGCTCTTCACGAAGCTGAGACTACCGGTAGAATTGAACATCATCGATGCGGCACCGGCAACGAAGTCCTGGGATGCGGCCCCATAGCTTCGGTGCCTTGGCATTACTCTCTCGACATTGGCCATGTAGGTCCATTGCTCAACGGCCTTTTCAACTTCGGGCGTGTCGAAGTACGACTCCGTTCCCGTTTCATTCGCGTACTTCCCGCCGGCCTGAAGAATCCATGCCTGAATCGTCCATGTATCGTCTGTAATGTCTTCGAAGCCCCAGCGAGTAACGTTGCCGCGCGAATCCTTTATCGTCAGCTTTTTAGCTGCCTCAAGCAATTCCTCCCACGTCTTCGGGGGATTTTCCGGATCCAGTCCCACTTCTCTGAAGTGATCCTTGTTGTAGTAGAAGATCGGCGTGCTTCTCTGGAATGGTATGCTCCATGTTACACCGTCGATCATCGAATTCTCGAGGAACCCGGCATAGAAAGGTTCTGTGAAGTTCGCGTCTTCTCCCACCAGG
The Mesotoga infera DNA segment above includes these coding regions:
- a CDS encoding ABC transporter substrate-binding protein, with amino-acid sequence MKLGFKTFLVILVSLVLIAGTAFSVTNLRFFFPVQVAGALAVLMDGVVEDFNSEHPDIFVEPIYSGNYDQTMQKAVTAAQGKNPPDVALLLAIDIFSLLDMNLIEDMDQFLVGEDANFTEPFYAGFLENSMIDGVTWSIPFQRSTPIFYYNKDHFREVGLDPENPPKTWEELLEAAKKLTIKDSRGNVTRWGFEDITDDTWTIQAWILQAGGKYANETGTESYFDTPEVEKAVEQWTYMANVERVMPRHRSYGAASQDFVAGAASMMFNSTGSLSFVKSSATFDFGVAPLPGEAKTAVPTGGGNLYIFKGIPEENKEAAWTFVKWLSKPENSARWSIGTGYIPVRKDAFETEALKEFAEGFPYILVARDQLDVARREMAFHSNSQIREVFLTTLQNILDERVSISAGLNQLQEEVEMILAPFKQ